Part of the Streptomyces antimycoticus genome, TCGGGGCGGCGCCCCCCCACGCGCTCAGACGTGCGGAGACGGCCTCGGGATCAGCGCCCCGCGCTGTCCACCACGCTCGACCACTCATCCAGCAGAGCCTGCGCGGACGCGTCGTCCGGGCCCTCCGCCCACAGATGGGTGACCGCCTCGGCCGGGTCGGGCAGCACCATGACCCACCGCCCGTCGGCCTCCACGACCCGCACCCCGTCGGTGGTGTCCACGGAACGGTCGCCCGCGGCCTCCACCACATGCCGCATGACCAGGCCCTTGACCGCCCAGGGGGTGGCCAGATCGCGCCGCTGGACATGCGCCCGCGGAATCCGCGCATCGATCTGGCTCAGCGTCAGCTGAGTGCGCGCCACCAGCCCGATCAGCCGGACGAAGGCGGCCGTGCCGTCGAAGACGCTGCTGAACTCGGGGATGATGAATCCGCCGCGCCCGTCACCGCCGAAGACGGTGGTCTCCGACCGGGCGACCCGGGTCAGATCGTCCGCCGCGGTGGTCGTCCACTCCACCTGCGTGCCGTGATACGCCGCCACCTGCTCGGCGATCCGGGTCGTGGTCACCGGGAGCGCCACCCGCCCGCTGCGCCGCTCCGCGGCCACCAGGTCCAGCATCACCAGCAGCGTCCGGTCGTCCTCCACGATGCGGCCCCGCTCGTCGACGAGCGAGAACCGCTCACCGACCGGGTCGAACCGCACTCCGAACGCGGCGCGCGCCGAGGCGACGATCTCACCGAGCCGGGCCAGCCCCGACCGGCGGGCGTCGGCGGTCTCCGTCGGACGCGCCTCGTTCAGGCCGGGGTTGATGGTCAGCGCGTCCACCCCGAGCCGTCCCAGCAGGCTCGGAAGCACCAGCCCGGCGCTTCCGTTGGCGGCGTCCACGACGACCTTGAGACCGGATTCGGCGATCCCGCTGATGTCCACGGCGCGCAGCAGCGAGCCCGTGTACGAGTCGAAGACACTCGACGGGAAGCTGAGGTCACCGATCTCGCCCGGGAAGGCCCGGCGGTACTCCTGGCGGGCGTAGACGCGGTCCAGCTTCCGCTGACCGGCCGCGGACAGATCGGCGCCCCGCTCGTCGAAGAACATGATGTCCACCGAGTCCGGCACCCCGGGCGAGGTCCGGATCATGAACCCGCCGGCACTGCCGCGCGCGGTCTGCTGCCGGGCCACCGGCAGCGGTACGTTCTCCAGGTCCCGTACGTCGATGGCGCTGGTCTGCAGGGCGGAGATCATCGCCCGTTTGAGCGCCCGCGCGCCCCTGGAGTGGTCACGCGCGGTGGTGACCGTGGAGCCCTTCTTGAGGGTCGTCGCATACGCTCCGGCGAGCCGCACCGCGAGCTCCGGGGTGATCTCCACATTGAGGATGCCGGAGACGCCACGGGCGCCGAACAGATGGGCCTGCCCCCGGGACTCCCAGATCACCGAGGTGTTGACGAACGCGCCCGCCTCGATGGTCTTGAACGGATAGACCCGGACATTGCCCTGGACGATCGATTCCTCGCCGATCAGGCACTCATCGCCGATGACGGCCCCGTCCTCGATCCGGGCGGCGCGCATGATGTCGGTGTTCTTGCCGATGACACAGCCGCGCAGATTGCTCTGCTGGCCGACGTACACGTTGTCGTGCACCACGGCCTTGTGCAGAAAGGCGCCGCTCTTCACCACGACATTGGAACCGACGACGGTGTGCTCACGGATCTCGGCACCGGCCTCCACCTTGGCGTAGTCGCCGATGTAGAGCGGACCGCGGAGCACGGCCTCGGGATCCACATCGGCCCCTTCGGCGACCCATACGCCGGGCGAGATCTCGAATCCGTCGAGTTCGACGTCGACCTTGCCCTCGAGAACGTCGGCCTGAGCCTTCACATAGCTCTCGTGGGTGCCCACGTCCTCCCAGTAGCCCTCGGCGACGTACCCGAAGATGGGCTTGCCTTCCTTCATCAGCTGGGGGAAGACATCTCCGGACCAGTCGACCGGAACATCGGGCTCGACATAGTCGAAGACCTCCGGCTCCATCACATAGATACCGGTGTTGACGGTATCGGAGAAGACCTGACCCCAGGTGGGCTTCTCCAGAAAACGCTCGACCTTTCCGGCCTCGTCGACGATGGTGATACCGAATTCGAGGGGATTGGGGACGCGCGTCAGACAGACGGTGACAAGGGCTCCGTTTTCCTTATGAAAATTGATCAGATCCGTAAGGTCGAAATCCGTCAGGGCGTCACCCGAGATCACCAGGAAGGTATCGTCCTTGAGCGCTTCCTCTGCGTTCTTGACGCTACCGGCAGTGCCGAGTGGCTTCTCCTCATTCGCGTACGTGAGCTCCATACCGAGCTCCTCGCCGTCACCGAAGTAGTTCTTCACCAGGGACGCGAGGAACTGGACTGTCACCACGGTCTCGCTGAGCCCATGCCGCTTGAGCAGCCGCAGCACATGCTCCATGATCGGCCGGTTGGCCACGGGCAGCAGCGGTTTGGGCATGGTCGAGGTCATCGGGCGCAGACGAGTTCCCTCGCCCCCTGCCATCACGACGGCCTTCATGTCGGAAGCGTCCTCCTTGAAGAGACGACGGTCACGCCGACCGTGCACGCCCGATGGCCCTTACACTTACCGCGCTACGGGCCCCGGCCTCTATGGACGCCGCTACGGCGAGCTCAGTCGGCCGCGGTGTCCGCCCTGACAAGTCGGCGGACCTGAACCACGTAGAGGACTCCTGCCCACCAATAGAGTGTTGTACCCCATCCGGCGAACGCCCATCCGAAAATTGCGGCGGTCGTGTGAAGCCAGCCACTTCCCTCACTCAGAAGGAGCAAGGGGAAGGCATACATCAGGTTGAAGGTCGCCGCCTTGCCGAGGAAGTTCACCTGGGGCGGCGGATAGCCGTGGCGCCGGAGGATGCCCACCATCACCAGCAGGACCAGCTCTCGCGCGAGAAGGACCGCGGTCAGCCAGAGGGGCAGGATCTCGCGCCAGGTGAGACCGACAAGCGTTGACAGTATGTAGAGCCGGTCGGCCGCCGGGTCGAGAAGCCGGCCGAGGCTGCTGATCTGGTTCCAGCGACGGGCCAGCTTCCCGTCGAGATAGTCGCTGACACCGCTGAACGCCAGCACCAGCAGTGCCCAGCCGTCGCTGTTGGGCCCGCCGAACTCGGGCCGGAGGATCAGCCACAGGAAAAGCGGCACGCCGACGAGGCGCGCAGCGCTGAGGATGTTCGGGATGGTGAGCACACGGTCCGTCTGAACTCGTGTCTCCTGTACCTCCACCCGGGAGCCTCCCGTGAGAAACAGGCCGATGATGCTCCATGACTCTACCGGTAGGCCCGCATGGGTTCCGCACCGGGGCGTACCGGACATGGACATAAAAAAGACCCCGAGGGAAGTAGATTCCCATCGGGGTCTTTTTAAAGAATTGTTCGGCGGTGTCCTACTCTCCCACAGGGTCCCCCCTGCAGTACCATCGGCGCTGAAAGGCTTAGCTTCCGGGTTCGAAATGTAACCGGGCGTTTCCCTAACGCTATGACCACCGAAACACTATGAAACTGAACCGGAACCACACCCCAAACAAAAAGGGGGGCTCAATACGGTTCATTGCTTCAGAACCAACACAGTGGACGCGAGCATCTGAGGACAAGCCCTCGGCCTATTAGTACCAGTCAACTCCACCAGTTACCCGGCTTCCATATCTGGCCTATCAACCCAGTCGTCTACTGGGAGCCTTAACCCATCAAGTGGGTGGGAGTCCTCATCTCGAAGCAGGCTTCCCGCTTAGATGCTTTCAGCGGTTATCCCTCCCGAACGTAGCCAACCAGCCATGCCCTTGGCAGAACAACTGGCACACCAGAGGTTCGTCCGTCCCGGTCCTCTCGTACTAGGGACAGCCCTTCTCAAGACTCCTACGCGCACAGCGGATAGGGACCGAACTGTCTCACGACGTTCTAAACCCAGCTCGCGTACCGCTTTAATGGGCGAACAGCCCAACCCTTGGGACCGACTCCAGCCCCAGGATGCGACGAGCCGACATCGAGGTGCCAAACCATCCCGTCGATATGGACTCTTGGGGAAGATCAGCCTGTTATCCCCGGGGTACCTTTTATCCGTTGAGCGACGGCGCTTCCACAAGCCACCGCCGGATCACTAGTCCCGACTTTCGTCCCTGCTCGACCCGTCGGTCTCACAGTCAAGCTCCCTTGTGCACTTACACTCAACACCTGATTGCCAACCAGGCTGAGGGAACCTTTGGGCGCCTCCGTTACCCTTTAGGAGGCAACCGCCCCAGTTAAACTACCCACCAGACACTGTCCCTGATCCGGATCACGGACCCAGGTTAGACATCCAGCACGACCAGAGTGGTATTTCAACAATGACTCCACACTAACTGGCGTTAATGCTTCACAGTCTCCCACCTATCCTACACAAGCCGAACCGAACACCAATATCAAGCTATAGTAAAGGTCCCGGGGTCTTTCCGTCCTGCTGCGCGAAACGAGCATCTTTACTCGTAGTGCAATTTCACCGGGCCTATGGTTGAGACAGTCGAGAAGTCGTTACGCCATTCGTGCAGGTCGGAACTTACCCGACAAGGAATTTCGCTACCTTAGGATGGTTATAGTTACCACCGCCGTTTACTGGCGCTTAAGTTCTCAGCTTCGCCACACCGAAATGTGACTAACCGGTCCCCTTAACGTTCCAGCACCGGGCAGGCGTCAGTCCGTATACATCGCCTTACGGCTTCGCACGGACCTGTGTTTTTAGTAAACAGTCGCTTCTCGCTGGTCTCTGCGGCCACCACCAGCTCACCGAGTAAATCGGATCACCAGCAATGGCCCCCCTTCTCCCGAAGTTACGGGGGCATTTTGCCGAGTTCCTTAACCATAGTTCACCCGAACGCCTCGGTATTCTCTACCTGACCACCTGAGTCGGTTTAGGGTACGGGCCGCCATGAAACTCGCTAGAGGCTTTTCTCGACAGCATAGGATCATCCACTTCACCACAATCGGCTCGGCATCAGGTCTCACCCACAAAGAGGAACGGATTTACCTACTCCTCGGGCTACACCCTTACCCCGGGACAACCACCGCCCGGGCTGGACTACCTTCCTGCGTCACCCCATCACTCACCTACTACAGGTCTGGACCGTCGGCTCCACCACTCCCCTCAACTCCGAAGAGATCAGGGCGGCTTCACGGACTTAGCATCGCCTGGTTCGACGTTGGCGCTTCAAAGCGGGTACCGGAATATCAACCGGTTGTCCATCGACTACGCCTGTCGGCCTCGCCTTAGGTCCCGACTTACCCTGGGCAGATCAGCTTGACCCAGGAACCCTTAGTCAATCGGCGCACACGTTTCCCACGTGTGTATCGCTACTCATGCCTGCATTCTCACTCGTGAACCATCCACAACTCGCTTACACGGCTGCTTCACCCGGCACACGACGCTCCCCTACCCATCACAGCGATCGTTAGACCACATGCTGCAATGACACGACTTCGGCGGTACGCTTGAGCCCCGCTACATTGTCGGCGCGGAATCACTTGACCAGTGAGCTATTACGCACTCTTTCAAGGATGGCTGCTTCTAAGCCAACCTCCTGGTTGTCTCTGCGACTCCACATCCTTTCCCACTTAGCGTACGCTTAGGGGCCTTAGTCGATGCTCTGGGCTGTTTCCCTCTCGACCATGGAGCTTATCCCCCACAGTCTCACTGCCGCGCTCTCACTTACCGGCATTCGGAGTTTGGCTAAGGTCAGTAACCCGGTAGGGCCCATCGCCTATCCAGTGCTCTACCTCCGGCAAGAAACACACGACGCTGCACCTAAATGCATTTCGGGGAGAACCAGCTATCACGGAGTTTGATTGGCCTTTCACCCCTAACCACAGGTCATCCCCCAGGTTTTCAACCCTGGTGGGTTCGGTCCTCCACGAAGTCTTACCTCCGCTTCAACCTGCCCATGGCTAGATCACTCCGCTTCGGGTCTTGAGCGCGCTACTAAAACGCCCTATTCGGACTCGCTTTCGCTACGGCTTCCCCACACGGGTTAACCTCGCAACACACCGCAAACTCGCAGGCTCATTCTTCAAAAGGCACGCAGTCACGACCGTGCTCCGAAGAACACGGCGACGCTCCCACGGCTTGTAGGCACACGGTTTCAGGTACTATTTCACTCCGCTCCCGCGGTACTTTTCACCATTCCCTCACGGTACTATCCGCTATCGGTCACCAGGGAATATTTAGGCTTAGCGGGTGGTCCCGCCAGATTCACACGGGATTTCTCGGGCCCCGTGCTACTTGGGAAATGAACAAGCAAGCCACCACGATTTCAGCTACGGGGGTCTTACCCTCTACGCCGGACCTTTCGCATGTCCTTCGCCTATCGCAATGGTTTCTGACTCACCCAGCCGCCGGCAGACGACTGAAGTCCACTCCCACAACCCCGTACGCGCAACCCCTGCCGGGTATCACACACATACGGTTTAGCCTCATCCAGTTTCGCTCGCCACTACTCCCGGAATCACGGTTGTTTTCTCTTCCTGCGGGTACTGAGATGTTTCACTTCCCCGCGTTCCCTCCACATACCCTATGTGTTCAGGTATGGGTGACAGCCCATGACGACTGCCGGGTTTCCCCATTCGGACACCCCCGGATCAAAGCTCGGTTGACAGCTCCCCGGGGCCTATCGCGGCCTCCCACGTCCTTCATCGGTTCCTGGTGCCAAGGCATCCACCGTGCGCCCTTAAAAACTTGGCCACAGATGCTCGCGTCCACTGTGCAGTTCTCAAACAACGACCCGTACCCCGTCACCCACACACATTGATGTGGTTCACCGGGACCGGCCAGAAGGAACAGGCAACTTTCCAGCCCGTACCCTCAGACACCCAACAGCGTGCCCGGCCCGACCATCGAATCCAGCAGCCTCGTTCCACGCCCCGAAGGGCAGTACTAGAGAGAGCGGACCAGATGGCCGTGCCGAATAGTCAACGTTCCACCCATGAGCAAACCGTGCGAGACATGCGCTCGCAGTCGGCTATGTGCTCCTTAGAAAGGAGGTGATCCAGCCGCACCTTCCGGTACGGCTACCTTGTTACGACTTCGTCCCAATCGCCAGTCCCACCTTCGACGGCTCCCCCACAAGGGTTGGGCCACCGGCTTCGGGTGTTACCGACTTTCGTGACGTGACGGGCGGTGTGTACAAGGCCCGGGAACGTATTCACCGCAGCAATGCTGATCTGCGATTACTAGCGACTCCGACTTCATGGGGTCGAGTTGCAGACCCCAATCCGAACTGAGACCGGCTTTTTGAGATTCGCTCCACCTCACGGCTTCGCAGCTCATTGTACCGGCCATTGTAGCACGTGTGCAGCCCAAGACATAAGGGGCATGATGACTTGACGTCGTCCCCACCTTCCTCCGAGTTGACCCCGGCAGTCTCCTGTGAGTCCCCATCACCCCGAAAGGCATGCTGGCAACACAGAACAAGGGTTGCGCTCGTTGCGGGACTTAACCCAACATCTCACGACACGAGCTGACGACAGCCATGCACCACCTGTACACCGACCACAAGGGGGCCCCTGTCTCCAGAGGTTTCCGGTGTATGTCAAGCCTTGGTAAGGTTCTTCGCGTTGCGTCGAATTAAGCCACATGCTCCGCCGCTTGTGCGGGCCCCCGTCAATTCCTTTGAGTTTTAGCCTTGCGGCCGTACTCCCCAGGCGGGGAACTTAATGCGTTAGCTGCGGCGCGGACGACGTGGAATGTCGCCCACACCTAGTTCCCAACGTTTACGGCGTGGACTACCAGGGTATCTAATCCTGTTCGCTCCCCACGCTTTCGCTCCTCAGCGTCAGTATCGGCCCAGAGATCCGCCTTCGCCACCGGTGTTCCTCCTGATATCTGCGCATTTCACCGCTACACCAGGAATTCCGATCTCCCCTACCGAACTCTAGCCTGCCCGTATCGAATGCAGACCCGGAGTTAAGCCCCGGGCTTTCACATCCGACGCGACAAGCCGCCTACGAGCTCTTTACGCCCAATAATTCCGGACAACGCTTGCGCCCTACGTATTACCGCGGCTGCTGGCACGTAGTTAGCCGGCGCTTCTTCTGCAGGTACCGTCACTCTCGCTTCTTCCCTGCTGAAAGAGGTTTACAACCCGAAGGCCGTCATCCCTCACGCGGCGTCGCTGCATCAGGCTTTCGCCCATTGTGCAATATTCCCCACTGCTGCCTCCCGTAGGAGTCTGGGCCGTGTCTCAGTCCCAGTGTGGCCGGTCGCCCTCTCAGGCCGGCTACCCGTCGTCGCCTTGGTAGGCCATCACCCCACCAACAAGCTGATAGGCCGCGGGCTCATCCTGCACCGCCGGAGCTTTCCACACGCGTCCCATGCGGGAGCGTGTCATATCCGGTATTAGACCCCGTTTCCAGGGCTTGTCCCAGAGTGCAGGGCAGATTGCCCACGTGTTACTCACCCGTTCGCCACTAATCCCCGGCCGAAACCGGTTCATCGTTCGACTTGCATGTGTTAAGCACGCCGCCAGCGTTCGTCCTGAGCCAGGATCAAACTCTCCGTGAATGCTTCCGGGATATCCCGGCAACACATCACGAGAGCGGAGCAGACCGGAGGAATAATCCAGTCCGCTCACAGCGTCCTCGCTGTGTATTTTTCCAAAGGAACCTCGTCCGAGATGGACGGGGTATCAACATATCTGGCGTTGACTTTTGGCACGCTGTTGAGTTCTCAAGGAACGGACGCTTCCTTCGAAACCGTTTCACCGGTTTCTCCGGGCGCTTCCCTTCGGTGTTTCACACGCTATCAGACCATTTCCCGCTCTCCGAACCGGTGTCTTTCGCAAGGCATGCGAAAGCGGATCCGAGATTTGGATCAACTAGCTGATGGCGCTGCCCTGAACCTGGATGTACACGCAGATGACCGCAGTGCTTCATCCGGTGGGCAGGAGTACGACAGTACAGCGCCTCGCGAGGCCGTGGCAAATCGTTTCCAGGCCCGAGCGTCCACTCTGCCAGCGCCACGTGTGCGGAATCCGAAGTTCCTATGACTTACTCTTCTGGGCAGTGCGCTGTCCGGGACAGACGGTGACGGCGCGTGATGATTCTTCACCCCGGGAGGCCCCCATGACCAGCGTGACCTCACCGGTCACCGGCCGCGTGATCGGACTCGAAGCGGTTCCCGATCCGGTGTTCTCCGGCGCCATGGTCGGTCCGGGCACGGCGATCGACCCGGTGCTCGAGCCCTTTGTGGCCGTGGCTCCGGTCGACGGCATCGTCGTCTCTCTGCACCCGCACGCGTTCGTCGTCGTGGACGGGGAGGGGCACGGTGTGCTCACCCACCTCGGCATCGACACCGTGCAATTGAACGGTGAGGGCTTCGAGGTGCTCATCAACAAGGGAGACACGGTCAAGCGGGGCGACCCGATCGTGCGCTGGGACCCGGCCACCGCCGTGGCCGCGGGCAAGTCGCCGATCTGTCCGATCGTGGCGCTCGAGGCCACCGCCGATGCCCTGTCCGACGTCAAGCAGGACGTCGACGTGAAGCCGGGCGACACGCTCTTCAACTGGTGAGCCGCGCGTACGCTCGGCGGCCGGTGGGGACCGGGGCCGGGCGGCGCGCACTGCTGGTACGACATCCACCATGGCGGGGTTCCGCCGTATCGACCGGGGACGGGTGACATGGAGACAACGCTGCGAGGCGTCGGCGTGAGCCACGGGGTGGCCATCGGCGAGGTTCGCCATATGGGGACGGCGGTCCTGGAGCCGCCGGCGAGGCAGATTCCGGCCGATGAGGCGCCGCGTGAGCAGGGGCGGGCACGCCAGGCCGTGGAGGCTGTGGCAGCCGATCTGGTCGCGCGCGGCAATCTGGCGGGCGGCGAGGCCCAGGCCGTGCTCGAGGCGCAGGCCATGATGGCGCAGGACCCGGAGCTGATGGCCGATGTCGAGCGGCGTATCGCCGTGGGCAGCACCGCCGAGCGCGCGGTGTACGACGCCTTCGCCGCCTACCGGGCGCTGCTCGCGGGGGCCGGTGACTATCTGGCGGGCCGGGTGGCCGACCTCGATGATGTGCGGAACCGGATCGTGGCGCGGCTGCTGGGTGTGCCGATGCCGGGTGTGCCGGACAGTGATGAGCCGTATGTGCTGATCGCGCGGGACCTCGCCCCCGCCGACACCGCGCTGCTCGACCCGACGCTGGTGCTGGGGTTCGTGACCGAGGAGGGCGGGCCGACGAGCCACAGCGCGATCCTCGCCCGTGCCCTGGGGGTGCCGGCCGTGGTCGCGCTGCCCGGTGCCGGGGATCTGGTCGAGGGAACCCTGATCGCCGTGGACGGCAGCACGGGTGAGATCTTCGTGTCGCCGAGCGAGGAGAAGCGGGCCGAGCTGACGCGGGCCGCCGAGGAGCGCCGGGCCGCGCTGGCCGCCTCCTCCGGTCCAGGCGCGACGTCGGACGGGCACAAGGTGCCGCTGCTGGCCAACGTCGGCGGACCGGCCGATGTGCCGGCCGCTGTCGAGGCGGGCGCCGAGGGTGTGGGGCTGTTCCGCACCGAGTTCCTCTTCCTCGACGACAGCACTCAGGCGCCGTCGGAGGAGAAGCAGGTCGAGGCGTACCGCCAGGTGCTGGAGGCGTTCCCCGAGGGCCGGGTGGTGGTGCGGGTCCTGGACGCGGGTGCGGACAAGCCGCTGGACTTCCTCACCCCCGCCGATGAGCCCAACCCGGCGCTGGGTGTGCGCGGTCTGCGTACCCTGCTGGACCACCCCGAGGTGCTGCGGACGCAGCTCACGGCGCTGGCCAAGGCGTCGGAGGGGCTGCCGGTCTATCTCGAGGTCATGGCCCCGATGGTGGCCGACCGGCTGGACGCCAAGGCGTTCGCGGACGCGTGCCGTGAGGCGGGGCTGCGGGCCAAGTTCGGCGCGATGGTGGAGATTCCGTCCGCCGCGCTGCGGGCGCGCTCGATCCTTCAGGAGGTCGAGTTCCTGTCGCTGGGCACCAATGACCTGGCGCAGTACACCTTCGCGGCCGACCGTCAGGTGGGTGCGGTCTCGCGGCTGCAGGACCCGTGGCAGCCCGCGCTGCTCGACCTGGTGGCGGCGTCGGCGGAGGCCGCGCAGGCCGAGGGCAAGAGCTGTGGTGTCTGCGGTGAGGCCGCTTCCGATCCGCTGCTGGCGTGTGTGCTGGCCGGTCTGGGCGTCACCAGCCTCTCCATGGGTGCGGCCTCCATTCCGTATGTGCGCGCGACGCTGGCCAAGCACACGCTCGCGCAGTGCGAGCGGGCCGCCTCCGCGGCGCGCGCGGCGGACACTGCGGAGGATGCCCGCCGGGCGGCGCAGGCGGTACTGTCCGGCGAATGAGCCGGTGAGCTCCTGACCGTGATGCCGGTGAGCTCGTGACCGTGAGCCGAGGAGCTTTTGGTGAAGGCGTCCCGCCGTGTGGCGGGACGCCTTCGGTCATTCCGGGCTGCCGAGCGGGATGCCCGCCCGGTATTCGACGCCGTGCTCCGGAGGGATGGGTTCACCGGTCTCGGCGTCGGTGCAGTACGCGGTGAACACCTCCGCCTCGCTCAGCGGGCGCAGCCAGCCGTCGTGCAGCGCCCAGCCGCGGACCGTCTCGGGGGCGTCCGCGACGATGGTGCGCAGCACCAGGCCGCCGGGGCTGCGCAGGGCGAACCCGCAGGCCAAGACGGTGCGGAAGACCAGCCCCGAGGGCTCGGGCAGCTTCGGCGGGTCCGCTTCCCGGGCGTCGGCGTGGAGCACGGCGACCAGCGAGGTGCCGTCCGCCGGAACGCTGCAGACCAGATGGTGGACGCCTGGCCCGGCCGCCTCGACGACCTTGCGCAAGGCGGCCCCTGCGCGGTCGAACGCGGCGCGGGCGGTGGTGTCGTCGCGGCACTCCCCGCGGTGGCCGGCGCGGGAGAGCAGCGCCGTGGCGTACTCCCAGGTGGCCTGCTCGTCGGCCACGCCGATGAGGCGTGGGACCAGGCGGTCGATCGGCTGGCCCTCATAGGTGACGGTGCCGCCCGCGGCGGCCAGCTCCGCCGTATAGCGAGTGCGGCTCGCGGGGGTGTCCGGGTCGAGCCGGGTGTCCGCGCAGAACTCCTCGTAGGCGACGGGGTCGAACAGGGCGACGGTGGTGTGGACGCCCTTGGCCGCCAGCGCCTTCAGCAGCCCTTCCATCTGCCGTAGATACGCGCCGTGGTCGTCGAAGGCGAACGATGCGTAGTGCCGCATGGCCGCGAAGTCCCGCTCGTCAGCGAGCAGGGCCACCGTGCTGGGCACCTCTCTGCGCAGGGCGCGGCGGGCGGTCTGGCTCCTCGTCCGGTGCCGCGTCCTCGTCTTCGGCTTCGTCGTCTTCGGCTTTGCCGTCCTCGGATGTGGCTTCGGCTTCCCGTGCTTGCCCCGGTGCCTGCCGGGGCGGCCCCAGTCCTCGCTCCGCTGTCCGGTGTGCGCCATGACTCCCCTCAGCGCGGATGTTCAGTGCTCACTCACCGTAACCGGGGCCACTGACAACGCTCCGTCGCCGCGGTCCCGTACC contains:
- a CDS encoding mannose-1-phosphate guanyltransferase, with the protein product MKAVVMAGGEGTRLRPMTSTMPKPLLPVANRPIMEHVLRLLKRHGLSETVVTVQFLASLVKNYFGDGEELGMELTYANEEKPLGTAGSVKNAEEALKDDTFLVISGDALTDFDLTDLINFHKENGALVTVCLTRVPNPLEFGITIVDEAGKVERFLEKPTWGQVFSDTVNTGIYVMEPEVFDYVEPDVPVDWSGDVFPQLMKEGKPIFGYVAEGYWEDVGTHESYVKAQADVLEGKVDVELDGFEISPGVWVAEGADVDPEAVLRGPLYIGDYAKVEAGAEIREHTVVGSNVVVKSGAFLHKAVVHDNVYVGQQSNLRGCVIGKNTDIMRAARIEDGAVIGDECLIGEESIVQGNVRVYPFKTIEAGAFVNTSVIWESRGQAHLFGARGVSGILNVEITPELAVRLAGAYATTLKKGSTVTTARDHSRGARALKRAMISALQTSAIDVRDLENVPLPVARQQTARGSAGGFMIRTSPGVPDSVDIMFFDERGADLSAAGQRKLDRVYARQEYRRAFPGEIGDLSFPSSVFDSYTGSLLRAVDISGIAESGLKVVVDAANGSAGLVLPSLLGRLGVDALTINPGLNEARPTETADARRSGLARLGEIVASARAAFGVRFDPVGERFSLVDERGRIVEDDRTLLVMLDLVAAERRSGRVALPVTTTRIAEQVAAYHGTQVEWTTTAADDLTRVARSETTVFGGDGRGGFIIPEFSSVFDGTAAFVRLIGLVARTQLTLSQIDARIPRAHVQRRDLATPWAVKGLVMRHVVEAAGDRSVDTTDGVRVVEADGRWVMVLPDPAEAVTHLWAEGPDDASAQALLDEWSSVVDSAGR
- the ptsP gene encoding phosphoenolpyruvate--protein phosphotransferase, yielding METTLRGVGVSHGVAIGEVRHMGTAVLEPPARQIPADEAPREQGRARQAVEAVAADLVARGNLAGGEAQAVLEAQAMMAQDPELMADVERRIAVGSTAERAVYDAFAAYRALLAGAGDYLAGRVADLDDVRNRIVARLLGVPMPGVPDSDEPYVLIARDLAPADTALLDPTLVLGFVTEEGGPTSHSAILARALGVPAVVALPGAGDLVEGTLIAVDGSTGEIFVSPSEEKRAELTRAAEERRAALAASSGPGATSDGHKVPLLANVGGPADVPAAVEAGAEGVGLFRTEFLFLDDSTQAPSEEKQVEAYRQVLEAFPEGRVVVRVLDAGADKPLDFLTPADEPNPALGVRGLRTLLDHPEVLRTQLTALAKASEGLPVYLEVMAPMVADRLDAKAFADACREAGLRAKFGAMVEIPSAALRARSILQEVEFLSLGTNDLAQYTFAADRQVGAVSRLQDPWQPALLDLVAASAEAAQAEGKSCGVCGEAASDPLLACVLAGLGVTSLSMGAASIPYVRATLAKHTLAQCERAASAARAADTAEDARRAAQAVLSGE
- a CDS encoding PTS sugar transporter subunit IIA: MTSVTSPVTGRVIGLEAVPDPVFSGAMVGPGTAIDPVLEPFVAVAPVDGIVVSLHPHAFVVVDGEGHGVLTHLGIDTVQLNGEGFEVLINKGDTVKRGDPIVRWDPATAVAAGKSPICPIVALEATADALSDVKQDVDVKPGDTLFNW
- a CDS encoding CDP-alcohol phosphatidyltransferase family protein, with the protein product MEVQETRVQTDRVLTIPNILSAARLVGVPLFLWLILRPEFGGPNSDGWALLVLAFSGVSDYLDGKLARRWNQISSLGRLLDPAADRLYILSTLVGLTWREILPLWLTAVLLARELVLLVMVGILRRHGYPPPQVNFLGKAATFNLMYAFPLLLLSEGSGWLHTTAAIFGWAFAGWGTTLYWWAGVLYVVQVRRLVRADTAAD